One region of Mycobacterium riyadhense genomic DNA includes:
- a CDS encoding nicotinate phosphoribosyltransferase gives MNLAGLLTDKYELTMLAAALRDGTADRRTTFEVFARRLPAGRRYGVVAGTGRLLETLPEFRFDDEACELLAHFLDPNTLRYLRDFRFGGDIDGYAEGELYFPGSPVLSVQGNFAECVLIETLVLSILNHDTAIASAAARMVSAAGDRPLIEMGSRRTHERAAVAAARAAYIAGFAASSNLEAQRRYGVPAEGTAAHAFTMLHSQEDRDAKMAELAAFRAQVNALGSGTTLLVDTYDVTTGVANAVAAGGATLGAVRIDSGELGVLARQVRDQLDRLGATQTRIVVSGDLDEFSIAALRAEPVDGYGVGTSLVTGSGAPTANMVYKLVEVDGIPVQKRSSHKESRGGRKEALRLSRPTGTITEEIVHPAGRPPTIDEPRRVLTTPLVRGGRVVADASLATARKLVVSGLHSLPWEGLKLAPGDPAIPTQTIPA, from the coding sequence GTGAACTTAGCGGGGCTGCTGACCGACAAGTACGAGTTGACGATGCTGGCGGCGGCGCTGCGCGATGGCACCGCCGATCGCCGGACCACGTTCGAGGTGTTCGCCCGGCGTCTTCCCGCGGGTCGCCGGTACGGGGTGGTCGCCGGAACCGGGCGACTGCTGGAAACCTTGCCGGAGTTCAGGTTCGACGATGAGGCGTGCGAGCTGCTGGCCCATTTCCTCGACCCCAACACGCTGCGCTACCTGCGCGATTTCCGCTTCGGCGGCGACATCGACGGCTACGCCGAGGGCGAGCTGTACTTCCCCGGCTCCCCCGTGCTGTCGGTACAAGGCAATTTCGCCGAATGCGTGCTGATCGAAACGCTGGTGCTGTCGATCCTCAACCACGACACCGCGATCGCGTCGGCGGCGGCACGCATGGTCAGCGCCGCCGGCGACCGCCCACTGATCGAGATGGGCTCGCGCCGGACCCACGAACGGGCCGCGGTCGCCGCGGCCCGCGCGGCCTATATCGCCGGCTTCGCTGCCTCATCCAACCTGGAAGCCCAGCGGCGGTACGGCGTGCCCGCGGAGGGCACCGCGGCGCACGCGTTCACCATGCTGCACAGCCAAGAAGACCGGGACGCAAAGATGGCCGAGCTGGCCGCGTTCCGTGCCCAGGTCAACGCCCTGGGGTCCGGCACCACGCTGCTGGTGGATACCTATGACGTGACGACCGGCGTGGCCAATGCCGTGGCGGCGGGCGGTGCGACGCTCGGCGCGGTGCGCATCGACTCGGGCGAACTCGGCGTCCTTGCCCGCCAGGTGCGTGACCAACTCGACCGGTTGGGCGCCACCCAGACCCGCATCGTGGTGTCGGGCGATCTCGACGAGTTCAGCATCGCCGCGCTGCGCGCCGAGCCCGTGGACGGTTACGGCGTGGGCACGTCGCTGGTCACTGGATCGGGCGCACCGACGGCGAACATGGTCTACAAGCTCGTCGAGGTGGATGGCATCCCGGTGCAAAAGCGCAGCAGCCACAAGGAGTCCCGCGGCGGCCGCAAGGAGGCGCTACGGCTGTCACGCCCGACCGGCACCATCACCGAGGAGATTGTTCATCCGGCGGGTCGCCCGCCAACCATCGACGAGCCGCGCCGAGTGTTGACCACGCCGCTCGTGCGGGGCGGTCGGGTGGTGGCCGATGCAAGCCTGGCTACGGCGCGAAAGCTTGTGGTGTCTGGATTGCACAGCTTGCCTTGGGAGGGGCTGAAATTGGCGCCCGGCGATCCGGCGATTCCGACGCAGACGATCCCGGCCTGA
- a CDS encoding ATP-dependent DNA helicase gives MTSDVSVSVPELLAIAVAALGGSERAGQLEMATAVAEAFETGEHLVVQAGTGTGKSLAYLVPAVVRAIGDDGPVVVSTATIALQRQLVDRDLPRLADSLAAALPRRPQFALLKGRRNYLCLNKIHQGGESAEDDERPQEELFNPMAVTALGRDVQRLTEWASTTDTGDRDDLKPGVPDRSWSQVSVSARECMGVARCPFGSECFSERARAAAARADVVVTNHALLAINAVADSAVLPEHTLLVVDEAHELTDRVTSVATAELTSAALGVAARRITRLVDPELTQRLEAASATFASAIHDGTPGRIDHLDQEMAAYLAALRDAAGAARSAIDTTSDAKAASARAEAAAALIEISDTASRILESFGPAIPDRTDVVWLDHEDNRGSPRAVLRVAPLSVAGLLAGQVFSRSTTVLTSATLTVGGSFDAMATAWGLSDADHRWRGLDVGSPFQHAKSGILYVAAHLPPPGRDGTGTAEQLTEIAELIAAAGGRTLGLFSSMRAARSAAEAMRERLATPVLCQGDDSTSALVEQFADDPETSLFGTLSLWQGVDVPGPSLSLVLIDRIPFPRPDDPLLSARQRAVAARGGNGFMDVAASHAALLLAQGSGRLLRRITDRGVVAVLDSRMVTARYGGYLRASLPPFWQTTNPTQVRGALQRLAAASPREQT, from the coding sequence ATCACGTCCGACGTTTCTGTGTCCGTGCCCGAGCTGTTGGCCATCGCCGTGGCCGCGCTCGGGGGCAGCGAACGCGCCGGCCAGCTGGAGATGGCGACCGCGGTAGCGGAGGCCTTCGAAACCGGCGAGCACCTGGTCGTCCAGGCCGGCACCGGCACCGGCAAATCACTTGCCTATCTGGTTCCCGCGGTTGTGCGTGCGATCGGCGACGACGGGCCGGTTGTGGTGTCGACAGCGACGATCGCGTTGCAGCGTCAACTTGTCGATCGAGATCTGCCTCGGCTGGCCGACTCACTCGCCGCCGCACTGCCTCGCCGGCCGCAGTTCGCGTTACTCAAAGGGCGACGAAATTATCTGTGCCTCAACAAGATTCATCAGGGCGGCGAGTCTGCCGAGGATGACGAGCGGCCGCAGGAGGAGCTCTTCAACCCGATGGCGGTCACGGCCCTGGGCCGCGATGTGCAACGTCTCACCGAGTGGGCGTCGACCACCGATACCGGTGATCGCGACGACCTCAAGCCCGGCGTGCCGGACCGATCGTGGTCCCAGGTCAGCGTGTCGGCGCGGGAATGCATGGGTGTGGCCCGCTGTCCGTTTGGCTCCGAGTGCTTCTCCGAACGAGCACGCGCCGCTGCCGCCCGCGCCGATGTTGTCGTCACCAACCACGCACTGCTTGCGATCAACGCTGTCGCGGATTCGGCGGTGCTGCCTGAACACACGCTGCTGGTCGTCGACGAAGCACACGAGTTGACCGACCGAGTGACCTCGGTTGCGACGGCGGAATTGACGTCGGCCGCCCTCGGCGTTGCGGCGCGGCGCATCACGCGGTTAGTGGACCCCGAACTGACCCAGCGGCTGGAGGCGGCGTCGGCCACCTTCGCCTCGGCGATCCACGACGGGACACCCGGTCGCATCGATCATCTCGACCAGGAGATGGCTGCGTATCTGGCCGCGCTGCGCGACGCTGCCGGCGCGGCACGCTCGGCGATCGACACGACCAGCGATGCGAAGGCGGCGTCAGCGCGCGCCGAAGCGGCTGCGGCACTGATCGAGATCTCCGATACCGCGTCGCGGATCCTGGAGTCGTTCGGCCCCGCCATCCCCGATCGCACCGACGTGGTTTGGCTGGACCACGAAGACAACCGCGGTTCGCCGCGCGCCGTGCTGCGTGTGGCTCCGCTGTCGGTGGCTGGGCTGCTGGCCGGTCAGGTGTTCTCCCGTTCCACGACGGTGTTGACGTCGGCCACGCTGACCGTCGGCGGGTCGTTCGACGCGATGGCCACCGCGTGGGGCCTGAGCGATGCCGATCATCGCTGGCGCGGGCTGGACGTCGGATCGCCGTTTCAGCACGCGAAGTCCGGAATCCTTTACGTGGCAGCCCATCTCCCGCCGCCCGGCCGTGACGGCACCGGCACGGCCGAGCAGTTGACCGAAATCGCCGAACTCATCGCCGCCGCCGGCGGGCGCACGCTGGGACTGTTCTCGTCGATGCGGGCGGCCCGGTCCGCCGCCGAAGCCATGCGCGAACGGCTCGCCACGCCGGTGTTGTGCCAGGGCGACGACAGCACCTCGGCGCTCGTCGAGCAGTTCGCCGACGACCCCGAGACCTCCCTGTTCGGGACTTTGTCGCTGTGGCAGGGCGTCGACGTGCCGGGTCCGTCGCTGTCGTTGGTGCTGATCGACCGCATCCCGTTCCCACGTCCGGACGACCCACTGCTGAGTGCCCGCCAGCGTGCGGTGGCAGCGCGTGGCGGCAACGGGTTCATGGATGTCGCGGCAAGCCACGCCGCTTTGTTGCTGGCGCAGGGATCAGGCCGGCTGCTGCGCCGCATCACCGACCGTGGCGTGGTGGCAGTGCTGGACTCGCGAATGGTCACCGCCCGATACGGCGGTTACCTGCGCGCCTCGCTACCGCCGTTTTGGCAGACCACCAACCCCACGCAGGTCCGCGGCGCACTGCAGCGGTTGGCTGCGGCCTCCCCGCGCGAGCAGACGTGA
- a CDS encoding glycosyltransferase family 1 protein — translation MKALRRFTVRAHLPDRLAALDQLSTNLRWSWEKSTQDLFATIDPKLWANCHDPVALLGAVKPARLDELAIDEEFLRRLDTLAADLNDYLSRPLWYQQHQVDGAAGPTGIAYFSMEFGIAEVLPNYSGGLGILAGDHLKAASDLGLPLIAVGLYYRSGYFRQSLTAEGWQHETYPSLDPQGLPLRLLTNAQGDPVLVEVAMPDSAQLRARIWVAQVGRVPLLLLDSDVPENEHELRSVTDRLYGGDQEHRIKQEILAGIGGVRAIRAYTAIEGLPAPEVFHMNEGHAGFLGVERIRELVTDSGLDFDTALSVVRSSTVFTTHTPVPAGIDRFPLDMVRRHFDDSLGDGVSTLLPGVPTDRVLALGAEDDPTKFNMAHMGLRLAQRANGVSLLHGRVSRAMFNELWPGFDPDEVPIGSITNGVHARSWAAPQWLQLGRELAGSDSFSEPAVWLRLQQVDPGQLWWIRSQLRALLVEDVRVRLRQSWLERGASEAELGWISTAFDPNVLTVGFARRVPTYKRLTLMLRDPDRLEQLLLDTERPIQLIVAGKSHPADDGGKALIQQVVRFADRPEVRHRIAFLPNYDMSMARLLYWGCDVWLNNPLRPLEACGTSGMKSALNGGLNLSIRDGWWDEWYDGENGWEIPSAVGVADEDRRDDLESSALYNLLEQAVAPKFYERDEHGVPPRWIEMVRHTLQTLGPKVLASRMVRDYVEHYYTPAARSLRRTIAIQADGSEFGAARELAAYRGRVEEAWPKIEITDVDSTGLPDTPLLGSKLTLTATVQLAGLAPDEVTVQAVLGRVDAGDALLDPVTVEMSYAGGAEGGNQVFSTTTPLPLAGALGYTVRVLPRHPMLAASNELGLVTLA, via the coding sequence GTGAAAGCCCTCCGCCGGTTTACCGTCCGTGCTCACCTACCTGATCGTCTTGCCGCGCTGGACCAGCTGTCGACCAACTTGCGGTGGTCCTGGGAGAAGTCGACGCAAGACCTGTTCGCGACCATCGACCCAAAGTTGTGGGCGAATTGCCACGATCCGGTGGCGCTGCTGGGTGCGGTGAAGCCCGCGCGGCTTGACGAGTTGGCCATCGATGAGGAGTTTCTGCGCCGGCTCGATACGCTGGCGGCCGATTTGAACGACTACCTGAGCCGTCCGCTGTGGTACCAACAGCACCAGGTCGACGGGGCGGCCGGCCCAACCGGGATCGCCTACTTCTCGATGGAGTTCGGCATTGCTGAGGTGTTGCCCAACTACTCCGGCGGCCTCGGGATTCTCGCCGGCGACCATCTGAAGGCCGCCTCCGACCTGGGTTTGCCGCTGATTGCGGTGGGTCTCTATTACCGCTCCGGCTACTTTCGTCAGTCGTTGACCGCCGAGGGGTGGCAGCATGAGACGTATCCATCGCTGGACCCGCAGGGGCTGCCCCTGCGGCTGCTGACCAATGCCCAAGGTGACCCGGTGCTGGTCGAGGTGGCCATGCCGGATTCCGCGCAGCTGCGGGCGCGGATCTGGGTTGCTCAGGTTGGTCGCGTGCCATTGCTGCTGCTGGATTCCGACGTCCCGGAAAACGAACATGAACTGCGCAGCGTCACCGACCGTTTGTACGGCGGCGATCAGGAACACCGCATAAAGCAGGAGATCCTTGCGGGTATCGGCGGAGTGCGGGCGATCCGTGCGTACACCGCCATCGAGGGGCTGCCGGCGCCCGAGGTGTTCCACATGAACGAGGGCCACGCGGGATTCCTTGGGGTAGAACGCATCCGAGAGCTGGTGACCGATTCGGGATTGGACTTCGACACCGCGTTGTCGGTCGTGCGATCCAGCACCGTGTTCACCACCCACACCCCGGTGCCCGCCGGTATCGACCGGTTCCCGCTGGACATGGTGCGGCGCCACTTCGATGACAGCCTCGGCGATGGCGTGTCCACATTGCTGCCGGGGGTGCCGACCGATCGGGTGCTCGCGCTGGGCGCCGAGGACGATCCGACCAAGTTCAACATGGCCCACATGGGCCTGCGGCTGGCGCAACGGGCCAACGGCGTCTCGCTCCTGCATGGCCGGGTGAGCCGGGCGATGTTCAACGAGCTGTGGCCGGGTTTCGACCCCGACGAGGTGCCGATCGGGTCGATCACCAACGGCGTGCATGCGCGCTCCTGGGCCGCACCCCAGTGGCTACAGCTGGGCCGCGAACTGGCCGGATCGGATTCATTCAGCGAGCCCGCCGTGTGGCTGCGGTTGCAGCAGGTCGACCCCGGACAGCTGTGGTGGATCCGCTCGCAGCTGCGCGCGCTGTTGGTCGAGGACGTCCGGGTGCGGCTGCGCCAATCGTGGCTGGAACGCGGCGCGTCAGAGGCCGAATTAGGCTGGATTTCAACGGCATTCGATCCCAATGTGCTTACCGTGGGATTCGCCCGGCGGGTTCCGACGTATAAGCGGCTGACCCTGATGCTGCGCGATCCGGATCGGCTCGAACAGCTGCTGCTGGATACGGAGCGGCCCATCCAGCTGATTGTCGCCGGGAAGTCGCACCCTGCCGACGACGGCGGGAAAGCGTTGATCCAGCAGGTGGTGCGGTTCGCCGACCGGCCGGAGGTGCGGCATCGCATCGCGTTTTTGCCCAACTACGACATGTCGATGGCCCGGCTGTTGTATTGGGGCTGCGATGTCTGGCTGAACAACCCGCTGCGGCCGTTGGAGGCTTGCGGTACGTCAGGCATGAAGAGCGCGCTCAATGGTGGTTTGAATCTTTCCATCCGCGACGGCTGGTGGGACGAGTGGTACGACGGCGAAAACGGTTGGGAGATACCGTCTGCCGTCGGCGTAGCCGACGAGGACCGTCGCGACGACCTGGAATCCAGCGCGTTATATAACCTGCTGGAGCAGGCCGTGGCGCCAAAGTTCTATGAGCGCGATGAGCATGGTGTGCCGCCGCGGTGGATCGAAATGGTGCGGCACACCTTGCAGACGCTTGGTCCGAAAGTGCTGGCCTCGCGGATGGTGCGCGACTACGTCGAGCATTACTACACGCCGGCGGCGCGGTCGTTGCGCCGGACAATCGCGATACAAGCTGACGGAAGCGAGTTCGGTGCGGCCCGCGAGCTGGCCGCATACCGCGGCCGCGTGGAAGAAGCCTGGCCGAAGATCGAAATCACTGATGTCGACAGCACGGGTCTGCCGGATACGCCACTGCTCGGATCGAAGCTGACGCTGACCGCGACCGTGCAGCTGGCCGGGCTGGCGCCTGACGAAGTGACGGTGCAGGCGGTGCTGGGCAGGGTGGACGCCGGCGATGCGCTGCTGGATCCGGTCACCGTCGAGATGTCATATGCCGGTGGCGCCGAAGGCGGCAACCAGGTCTTCTCGACGACGACACCGTTGCCGCTGGCGGGCGCGCTGGGGTACACGGTGCGGGTGTTGCCCCGTCATCCGATGCTGGCCGCCAGCAACGAGCTTGGCCTGGTCACCCTGGCTTGA
- a CDS encoding alpha-1,4-glucan--maltose-1-phosphate maltosyltransferase: MPGRVEIDNVQPVVSCGAYPAKAVVGEVVPVKASVWREGHEAVAATLVVRYLGTDYPHVADVRRLKAVQAPEASPVARPAPSQRVKPLLLPMTMGEQPYVFHGQFTPDHIGLWTFRVDGWGDPIHTWRHGLVAKLDAGQGETELSNDLLVGAALFERAATGVPRQQRQPLLQAAAALRTPGDPLTRTALALTSEIEELLGNFPLRELVTRGEQFGVWVDRPLARFGAWYEMFPRSTGGWDADGNPVHGTFATAAAALPRIAAMGFDVVYLPPIHPIGKVHRKGRNNNPTAAPGDVGSPWAIGSAEGGHDAVHPKLGTIDDFDDFVAAARELGMEVALDLALQCAPDHPWARAHRQWFTELPDGTIAYAENPPKKYQDIYPLNFDNDPAGLYDEVLRVVRHWIDHGVKFFRVDNPHTKPPDFWAWLIYQVKSVDPDVLFLSEAFTPPARQYGLAKLGFTQSYSYFTWRTAKWELTEFGNDIAELADYRRPNLFVNTPDILHAVLQHQGPGMFAIRAVLAATMGPAWGVYSGYELFEHRAVREGSEEYLDSEKYELRPRDFAGAVAEGRSLEPFIARLNEIRRLHPALQQLRTIAFHHIDNDALLAYSKFDPTTGDCILVVVTLNAFGPEEATLWLDMAALGMEPYERFWVRDEISGEEYQWGQANYIRIEPERAVAHIINMPLIPNESRTTLLRRR, from the coding sequence GTGCCCGGTCGCGTCGAGATCGATAATGTCCAGCCCGTCGTCTCGTGCGGCGCGTACCCCGCCAAAGCGGTGGTCGGCGAGGTAGTCCCGGTCAAAGCCTCGGTTTGGCGCGAAGGCCACGAGGCGGTGGCAGCCACCCTAGTAGTGCGCTATCTCGGGACGGACTACCCGCACGTTGCCGACGTACGCCGGCTCAAGGCCGTCCAGGCCCCCGAGGCCAGTCCGGTAGCCAGGCCGGCCCCATCGCAGCGCGTCAAACCGCTGCTGCTGCCAATGACCATGGGCGAGCAGCCGTACGTTTTCCACGGTCAGTTCACCCCCGACCACATCGGACTGTGGACTTTCCGGGTCGACGGCTGGGGTGACCCGATCCACACCTGGCGCCATGGACTGGTGGCCAAGCTGGACGCCGGCCAAGGCGAGACGGAGCTGTCCAACGACCTGTTGGTGGGCGCAGCGCTGTTTGAGCGCGCCGCGACCGGTGTGCCACGTCAGCAGCGCCAACCCTTGCTGCAGGCCGCAGCGGCGCTGCGGACTCCCGGGGATCCGCTCACCCGCACCGCGCTGGCCCTGACGTCGGAGATCGAAGAACTTCTGGGGAACTTTCCGTTGCGGGAGCTGGTGACCCGGGGCGAGCAGTTCGGGGTCTGGGTGGATCGGCCGTTGGCCCGCTTCGGCGCCTGGTACGAAATGTTTCCGCGCTCCACCGGGGGGTGGGACGCCGACGGCAACCCCGTGCACGGGACGTTTGCCACCGCCGCGGCGGCGCTCCCCCGTATCGCGGCGATGGGATTCGACGTTGTGTACCTGCCGCCGATCCATCCGATCGGCAAGGTGCACCGCAAGGGCCGCAACAACAACCCCACCGCCGCTCCCGGCGACGTCGGATCGCCCTGGGCGATCGGTAGCGCTGAAGGCGGCCACGACGCGGTTCACCCGAAGCTGGGCACCATCGACGACTTCGACGATTTCGTCGCCGCGGCGCGCGAGCTCGGCATGGAAGTGGCCCTGGACCTAGCGCTGCAATGCGCCCCGGATCATCCGTGGGCCCGCGCGCATCGCCAGTGGTTCACCGAATTGCCCGACGGCACCATCGCCTACGCGGAAAATCCGCCGAAGAAGTATCAGGACATCTATCCGCTCAACTTCGACAACGATCCGGCCGGGCTGTACGACGAAGTGCTGCGCGTGGTACGACATTGGATCGACCACGGCGTCAAGTTCTTTCGGGTCGACAACCCGCACACCAAGCCTCCCGATTTCTGGGCCTGGCTGATCTATCAGGTGAAGTCGGTCGACCCCGACGTGCTGTTCTTGTCCGAGGCGTTCACCCCGCCGGCCCGCCAGTACGGCCTGGCCAAACTGGGTTTCACCCAGTCGTACAGCTACTTCACCTGGCGCACGGCCAAGTGGGAGCTCACCGAGTTCGGCAACGACATCGCCGAGCTCGCCGACTACCGCCGGCCCAACCTGTTCGTCAATACCCCCGACATCCTGCACGCCGTCCTGCAACACCAGGGTCCGGGCATGTTTGCCATTCGCGCGGTGCTGGCGGCGACCATGGGTCCGGCCTGGGGGGTGTATTCCGGCTACGAGCTGTTCGAGCACCGCGCGGTGCGCGAGGGCAGTGAGGAATACCTCGATTCCGAGAAATACGAATTGCGTCCCCGCGACTTTGCGGGCGCCGTCGCCGAAGGCCGATCACTGGAACCGTTCATCGCCCGGCTCAACGAAATTCGCCGGCTGCACCCCGCACTGCAGCAGTTGCGCACCATTGCGTTCCATCACATCGACAACGACGCATTGCTGGCCTACAGCAAGTTCGATCCGACCACCGGCGACTGCATATTGGTGGTGGTGACGCTCAACGCATTCGGGCCCGAGGAGGCAACGCTGTGGTTAGACATGGCAGCTTTGGGTATGGAGCCCTACGAACGGTTTTGGGTGCGCGATGAGATTTCCGGCGAGGAATACCAATGGGGACAAGCCAATTACATTCGCATTGAGCCCGAGCGAGCAGTCGCCCACATCATCAACATGCCGCTGATACCGAACGAATCCCGAACCACGCTGCTCCGCAGGAGGTGA
- the glgB gene encoding 1,4-alpha-glucan branching protein GlgB — translation MSRTESRTNHVTAMHLAPDPAALARLLTGTHHNPHDILGAHEYGDHTVIRALRPHAVSVVALVGADRFPMKHLDSGLFTVALPFVNLIDYRLQVTYEGSDPYTVADAYRFLPTLGEVDLHLFAEGRHERLWDVLGAHPRSFTTADGVVDGVSFAVWAPNAKGVSLIGEFNGWTGNDAPMRVLGSSGVWELFWPGFPADGLYKFRVHGGDGVVTERADPFAFGTEVPPQTASRVTVSSYSWGDAGWMAQRARRNPVFEPMSTYEVHLGSWRPGLSYRQLASELTDYVVAHGFTHVELLPVAEHPFAGSWGYQVTSYYAPTSRFGTPDDFRALVDALHRAGVGVIVDWVPAHFPKDAWALGRFDGTPLYEHSDPKRGEQLDWGTYVFDFGRPEVRNFLVANALYWLQEFHVDGLRVDAVASMLYLDYSRPEGGWTPNIYGGRENLEAVQFLQEMNATAHRVAPGVVTIAEESTSWPGVTRPTNLGGLGFSMKWNMGWMHDTLDYISRDPVYRSYHHHEMTFSMLYAFSENYVLPLSHDEVVHGKGTLWSRMPGNNHAKAAGLRSLLAYQWAHPGKQLLFMGQEFGQRAEWSEQRGLDWFQLDENGFSNGILRLVRDINDIYRSRPALWSQDTSPEGYSWIDANDSANNVLSFLRYGADGSVMACVFNFAGLEHSGYQLGLPCAGRWREVLNTDAAVYNGSGIGNLGGVDATDAPWHGRPASAVLVLPPMSALWLEPE, via the coding sequence ATGAGCCGAACCGAGAGCCGAACCAACCACGTCACCGCGATGCACCTGGCGCCCGATCCAGCTGCGCTCGCCCGCTTGCTGACCGGCACACACCATAATCCGCACGACATCCTGGGCGCCCACGAGTACGGCGATCACACCGTGATTCGGGCGTTGCGCCCCCACGCGGTCAGCGTCGTCGCGCTCGTCGGTGCTGACCGGTTCCCCATGAAACACCTCGATTCCGGCCTATTCACGGTGGCGCTGCCGTTCGTCAACCTCATCGACTACCGGCTGCAGGTGACCTACGAGGGTTCCGATCCCTACACCGTCGCCGACGCCTACCGATTCCTACCGACCCTGGGCGAAGTCGACCTGCACCTGTTCGCCGAAGGCCGCCACGAACGACTTTGGGACGTCCTCGGTGCCCACCCTCGCTCGTTCACCACAGCCGACGGTGTCGTCGACGGGGTGTCATTTGCGGTGTGGGCGCCAAACGCCAAGGGCGTCAGCCTAATCGGTGAATTCAATGGGTGGACCGGCAACGACGCACCGATGCGGGTGCTGGGCTCTTCCGGGGTTTGGGAGTTGTTCTGGCCCGGCTTTCCCGCCGACGGTCTGTATAAGTTCCGGGTGCACGGCGGCGACGGTGTCGTCACCGAGCGAGCCGACCCGTTCGCGTTCGGCACCGAGGTGCCACCGCAGACCGCGTCCCGGGTGACGGTGAGCAGCTACAGCTGGGGTGACGCCGGCTGGATGGCGCAGCGTGCGCGACGGAATCCGGTGTTCGAGCCGATGAGCACCTATGAGGTCCATCTTGGCTCCTGGCGTCCTGGGCTCAGCTACCGCCAGCTTGCCTCCGAGCTCACAGATTACGTTGTGGCACATGGGTTTACCCATGTCGAACTGCTGCCTGTCGCCGAGCACCCATTCGCCGGATCCTGGGGATATCAGGTCACGTCCTACTACGCGCCGACATCACGCTTCGGCACACCCGACGATTTCCGGGCGTTGGTCGACGCCCTGCACCGCGCTGGTGTCGGTGTCATTGTGGATTGGGTGCCAGCGCACTTTCCCAAGGACGCCTGGGCGCTGGGACGATTTGACGGTACGCCGCTCTACGAGCATTCCGATCCGAAACGCGGAGAGCAATTGGATTGGGGCACTTACGTATTCGATTTCGGTCGCCCAGAAGTGCGAAACTTCCTGGTGGCCAACGCGTTGTACTGGCTGCAAGAGTTCCATGTCGACGGCCTGCGCGTGGACGCGGTGGCATCGATGCTCTACCTGGACTACTCGCGCCCGGAGGGGGGCTGGACCCCGAACATCTATGGCGGCCGGGAAAACCTGGAAGCGGTGCAGTTCCTGCAGGAGATGAACGCCACGGCGCACCGGGTTGCGCCGGGCGTCGTCACCATCGCCGAGGAGTCGACGTCTTGGCCTGGCGTGACCCGACCGACCAATCTTGGCGGCCTTGGCTTTTCGATGAAATGGAACATGGGGTGGATGCACGACACGCTGGATTACATCAGCCGTGATCCGGTGTACCGCAGCTACCACCACCACGAGATGACGTTCTCGATGCTCTATGCGTTCAGCGAGAATTACGTGCTGCCGCTCAGCCACGACGAGGTGGTCCACGGCAAGGGCACGCTCTGGAGTCGAATGCCGGGCAACAATCACGCCAAAGCCGCCGGGCTGCGTAGCTTGCTGGCCTACCAATGGGCCCATCCAGGCAAGCAATTGCTGTTCATGGGCCAGGAATTCGGGCAGCGCGCCGAATGGTCGGAGCAGCGCGGTCTGGACTGGTTCCAACTCGACGAAAACGGTTTCTCCAACGGCATTCTGCGCCTCGTGCGCGACATCAACGACATTTACCGCAGCCGCCCGGCGCTGTGGAGTCAAGACACCAGCCCCGAAGGCTATTCGTGGATCGATGCCAACGACTCGGCCAACAATGTCTTGAGCTTCCTGCGCTACGGCGCTGACGGCTCAGTCATGGCTTGCGTGTTCAATTTCGCAGGGTTGGAACACAGCGGCTACCAGCTCGGCCTACCGTGTGCCGGCCGCTGGCGTGAGGTGCTCAACACCGACGCGGCGGTGTACAACGGCTCCGGGATAGGCAATCTCGGTGGTGTTGACGCAACCGATGCCCCCTGGCACGGCCGCCCGGCATCGGCGGTGCTGGTGCTGCCGCCCATGTCGGCCCTGTGGTTGGAGCCTGAGTAG